The following DNA comes from Leishmania braziliensis MHOM/BR/75/M2904 complete genome, chromosome 13.
cCAAGAGCAGCTCGGTTTGCTGTAGTGCTTGTGGTGGTGCTCACGGACACGGTTTAGTGCCTCCGCCCGCTGAGACACAAACACAtcgcccaccccccccacATGCATCCATACGACGCGAGAATACTCGGgggagatgaggaggaggcatcCCCCAGAcgagcagaaaagagagtcACACCATTGCCATGAGAAGTGTACACGTCGAGACTGGCGCCATCACGCAGGCCCAAGAAGGCGCGCGACATACACGCGTGCGCCCCATGCAGAGGCACGCACAAATCATCTCCACATACCGTCACGCACGCCCAATCGCGAAGGTGTCGGGCAATGTGAAGAGAGGCGCGTAAGAAGCGCCAGAAAGCGGTAAGCGGGATGGAATGAACTACACGGCGCGCGCGACTGACTCTTCCCCATTCCCTTCGCACTGCAGCTCATTTATTGGATTCCCTCGTCGACGCGGACGAGACGCAACAGAGCACAAATACGacctctttcttctttcatTCCAGCGTGCCCATCCGCTGCCAGGCAGCACACGAGCCCAGCCCACCACGCGGCCCCCCTCGGCCTGTCACAGGGCCATCGccaggtgcgcggcagcggtgggccCGCGCTGCAGAAAGGCGCACGCCCAGTGGCCGGCGAGCACGGCTCCTGCCTCGCGCTCTGCCCACCCGCCGCCTCGCGGCCGCGACTACCATATGCCGACCGCCACCCGGCAcgtccctcggggtggcccAGGCTCGCCACACCAAGTAGGCAGCAGGGGCCAGACGAGATACGCTCCAGTCGCCTTGGCGCTTCGCCCCATCATGTGATGGGCACAGGCGTGCtcactgctgcaggtcgctccCGCGCAACGCTATCCAGGACCCGACGGCTGGCATCTGTAGCGGCGCATCGCTCTGCCCTCCCCACGTCGCGTAGGTGCGCGACTCTGTCACCACAtgaagtggctcggcattggcaggtGTGTGGGCAACTGGGCTTCCCCGCAAGAGAGTGGTGTGATGTGGACCCGCGGTagaccacgcgctgaggtggtCGGcatctcccttcctcctcatgAGGAAGTCCGCAGAGGACATTCGAACCacgcaaaagaaaaaaaagaaaagaaacgaaagatGAAAAATGCGTCTTCCTCTCggagggcgggggcggggCCCTTaatttttctcttttttttgtgtgtgtgcggcgttTGTTTGTCGTTTTCTCGgtgcgcctctgtgcgtgcgtgcgtgcctgtgcgtgtctccGTTGTCCCCCGCGCTGCTGTTCTTCGCGCAGACGCGGAGTAGTTCGCCCAAAGTTGGCGTCTGTCTTGCCCTGCAGAGCGGGCTCGTGCGCTGTGCGTCTCCGACACTCTGTGCCGGAAGATCGCGTGCAGTTCTGCGAGAAAAAGGCAAACGCACATGCAAGAATAAGAAACAAAATAACAACAATAGTAAACTGcaaagcacacgcacacgcacgcacacgcacacgcacacacacacacacacacacgcacacacatgtgcgtgCGGAAGCGAGAAGCAGATTGAGGCGGGCTCCACCAACTCACCCTCAGATGCGGAGCAGGTgaaggaaaggaggtggGAACTCCACCCTCAACTCCAGAGCCCCcaggcacgcacagacacgcctATAGGCgggacacgcacacagtcACGTGACGAGTCGatgaagggaaagggaggcgagaagaggaaggggggggggagctcGAGGAGAATGCGGCTTTCCGTCAAAGCACGCACATGCGTATAAACAactgtcgccgctgctgtggatgcGCCTCACCCCTCACTAAGTAGCCACAAAGCAGGCAACCCACAGACAAGGATATTCACTCGCAGTCATCCTACGGCCCAGCTCGCCTGCGTCGCTTCCCATGCCGCACCCTTCTCTCCGCCCCCTCGCTTTCTCCTTAAACACCGCCGCTCGATCCTCACCGCATGCCGCCGTGTTGCACAGCATACTGCTGCTCCGCGACATCTTGAAGGGTGGGAAAGAAGAGCTTCTGAAACGCCATGACGCCGAGTGTCACTACCAGCTGGGCGGATATGTAGAAGAGCAAGTAGAGCCAGTACTTGGCAGTCGACATCAGGTCGAAGGCTACGAAATAGAAGCTCGTGCTACCACCGGCAGAGGGAATGAGGGAGTAGATAATAATTAAGAGCATGAATAGAACCGCTGACAACCCTATGCCGAGAGCCTGTATCCACTGCCAGTAGCGAATCTGTAGAGCGAAGCGcacgaggatgacgaggatTAAGCCGCTGAACATAATCGTGCCTACCTCGTTCCCGGCGTAGCGTTGATGGGCACCGTCTTGGCGGACCAGCGTCGGGTAGGCCACATAGAAGAGAATCACCGCTGTCGTGAGTGACTCGGTCAGCCACCGCAGAAGCGTCACCAGGTTAAAGTACTCGCCACGCGACAGCGGCGTGTACAACTTCGGACGCTCCAGCAGGAGATCCTCGGGGAGGTCCTTCTCGAATATGCCCATAAAGAAGGGCGGGATACTCGTCAGGAAGACGTTGTAGAATGCGAGCACCCACCCGTCGAAGAGTGTTAGTCCCGAGAAGCCAGTGTAGAAGGCGAAGACAAACTGCACCACCGACACGGTGATGTTCTTGTAGAAGCTGACCAGAATGCAGCTGGCGTTTCGGAAAAGCGAGTAGCGGCCGTGCACCGcgcagaggcggcgcaggtgctTGAAGCGCGGAATCGCGTAgtcagcagcgagggcggcCTGTGAACCTTCCAGCCCAATGATGCCCACCCCGACACGCCCCTCCTGAATCATCGACACGTCATTAGCGCCGTCACCGATGGCCAGCGTCGTCATGCCAGTCGACCTCTGGAACATGCTAACCACGTTTGCTTTCTGGATCGGCGTCAGGCGGCAGCAAATAGCGGAGTTCACTTGCTGGGAGACGCGCAGGAACTGTTCAAAGTAGTGCTCCATCGCAATGCTCAGCGCAGGGCCATCGATAACGagggtgcagcgccgctcctgATGGGTTCCCTTAAGCGCCAGGTGCTGCTCCACAACGTCAAGGTCGCGCCCGACGCGCTCGATTGCCTTGGGGTCCGACGGGCTCGTATGGCCAATGTCGATGTGGTCGATGAAGTCGTTGCGCGGGTCGCAGAGGGTCGACGTTGCGGCGATCGTCACAGCGGTCTCGCGCTTGTCGCCCGTGAGCATCCAAATGACCACACCGGTGCTCAAAAAGAAGGACAGCGTCTCAGGCACCTCATCCTGCAGCTTGTCCtcgatggcggtggcgccgacgAGCCGCATCTCTTTCTCCATCTCCAAGCAGACTTTGTCCACCGTAGAGCTGCGGTTGTGCAGGCTCTTGCCGGCCTCGGTGAAATTCACGAGCCACGGGTCGAGTTGCTGTCGTGTGATGTCCCTggcgcacacaagcagcgTGCGCAACCCCATTAACGACATTTCCGTCAGAGTGTTGTCGATGTTGTCCATGTGCTCCTGTACATCTGGGCCGCGGCTCAGTTGTGACCTGATGAAGCTGTCGGCACCCTTACTGTACAACGTAATCTTCTTCGTGTCGCTATCCTCGACGACGATGCTCATGATCTTCCGCTCTGGAGTGAATTCTAGTGTGGCGAGGATGTTGTACACCTTTTGCGTGTTGTTGTGCAGGAGAATCGTGATCGTCTTCGTCGTGCGGTAGGTGAGGCGATacccggcagcagcagcggtctGGACCAGTGCGACTTCGTCCGGGGAGGTGCCTTCATAGACGATGCCGAAGTCGGCTGTGTCGTCCTCGAAGGGCTGAACCGTGTTGCACAAAGCCAGCGCTAGAAAGTACTCTTGCAGCTGCCCGAGCCCCTTCGACTCTTCCTCCTTGCGCAGTCGCGCGATGGTCTC
Coding sequences within:
- a CDS encoding phospholipid-transporting ATPase 1-like protein, which gives rise to MEADVDEDAEVIVYMNNPELNAQFNYPSNFICTSKYTLISFLPLCLLFQFKKVSNVYFLINMIISFIPGLSPWSPATSAVPLLVVLTVALIKEGVEDAKRHMADKRANSIAALVVRNGELVSVKSKDIHPGDVMYIANGEEVRADVVMFATSVEEGQAFIDTCSLDGETSLKSRKAVEATWPLCKVETIMNSTAVLHTSLPDPGLLSWTGLLELNGEEHALSLNQFLYRGCVLRNTDWVWGMVVYAGIDTKLFRNLKEKPLKSSNLDRKLNYLIIAILIFQQVMLFIIASMAVWWNNRHRDHPYLFFFIEMHKGGRLWGYRYLTYFILLSYCVPISLFVTIELCKVIQAQWMRVDCHMMEYMNNRWRHCLPNTSNLNEQLAMVRFIFTDKTGTLTENVMKFKRGEALGIPIESDRLDETIARLRKEEESKGLGQLQEYFLALALCNTVQPFEDDTADFGIVYEGTSPDEVALVQTAAAAGYRLTYRTTKTITILLHNNTQKVYNILATLEFTPERKIMSIVVEDSDTKKITLYSKGADSFIRSQLSRGPDVQEHMDNIDNTLTEMSLMGLRTLLVCARDITRQQLDPWLVNFTEAGKSLHNRSSTVDKVCLEMEKEMRLVGATAIEDKLQDEVPETLSFFLSTGVVIWMLTGDKRETAVTIAATSTLCDPRNDFIDHIDIGHTSPSDPKAIERVGRDLDVVEQHLALKGTHQERRCTLVIDGPALSIAMEHYFEQFLRVSQQVNSAICCRLTPIQKANVVSMFQRSTGMTTLAIGDGANDVSMIQEGRVGVGIIGLEGSQAALAADYAIPRFKHLRRLCAVHGRYSLFRNASCILVSFYKNITVSVVQFVFAFYTGFSGLTLFDGWVLAFYNVFLTSIPPFFMGIFEKDLPEDLLLERPKLYTPLSRGEYFNLVTLLRWLTESLTTAVILFYVAYPTLVRQDGAHQRYAGNEVGTIMFSGLILVILVRFALQIRYWQWIQALGIGLSAVLFMLLIIIYSLIPSAGGSTSFYFVAFDLMSTAKYWLYLLFYISAQLVVTLGVMAFQKLFFPTLQDVAEQQYAVQHGGMR